A genomic stretch from Oncorhynchus gorbuscha isolate QuinsamMale2020 ecotype Even-year linkage group LG20, OgorEven_v1.0, whole genome shotgun sequence includes:
- the LOC124007013 gene encoding pyruvate dehydrogenase E1 component subunit alpha, mitochondrial-like isoform X2 codes for MQKMLTIISNVLRGSARRNATSLVVASRSYADFTPEATFDIKKVDLHRLEEGPPLTATLTREEGLKYYRTMQTIRRMELKADQLYKQKIIRGFCHLYDGQEACAVGIEGGITLSDHLITAYRAHGYTLTRGGTVREIMAELTGRRGGIAKGKGGSMHMYTKNFYGGNGIVGAQVPLGAGVALACKYLGNDQLCVSLYGDGAANQGQIFETYNMSSLWKLPIIFICENNQYAMGTSVERSAASTEYYKRGDYIPGIRVDGMDVLCVREATKFAAAHCRSGKGPILMELQTYRYHGHSMSDPGVSYRTREEIQEVRSKSDPISMLKDRMLSNNMASIEELKEIDIAVRKEIEDAAQFATTDPEPPLDDLCSHIFANDQPFEVRGATPWTKLTSTS; via the exons ATGCAAAAGATGTTGACAATAATCTCCAACGTGCTGAGGGGTAGCGCAAGAAGAAAT GCTACCAGTCTGGTGGTGGCATCACGCTCGTATGCTGATTTCACTCCTGAGGCCACCTTTGACATTAAG AAAGTTGACCTTCATCGTCTGGAGGAGGGCCCACCCCTGACAGCCACTCTGACCCGGGAGGAGGGGCTGAAGTATTATCGTACCATGCAGACCATAAGACGCATGGAGCTGAAGGCTGACCAGCTCTATAAGCAGAAGATCATCAGAGGCTTTTGTCACCTGTATGATGGCCAG GAAGCCTGTGCGGTTGGCATTGAGGGGGGTATCACCCTGTCAGATCACCTGATCACTGCATACCGTGCCCATGGCTACACCCTCACCAGGGGTGGGACTGTCAGGGAGATCATGGCAGAGCTCACTG GTCGTAGAGGAGGCATTGCTAAGGGCAAGGGAGGCTCTATGCACATGTATACTAAAAACTTCTATGGAGGCAATGGCATTGTGGGAGCTCAG GTACCGCTGGGAGCCGGTGTAGCCCTGGCCTGCAAGTACCTGGGCAATgatcagctgtgtgtcagtctctATGGTGATGGCGCAGCCAATCAG GGTCAGATCTTTGAAACATATAACATGTCATCTCTGTGGAAGTTACCCATCATTTTCATCTGTGAGAACAACCAATATGCCATGGGCACATCAGTAGAGCGCTCTGCTGCGAGCACCGAATACTACAAGAGAGGAGACTACATTCCTGGCATTAGG GTGGATGGGATGGATGTCCTGTGTGTTAGAGAGGCCACCAAGTTTGCAGCTGCTCACTGCCGATCTGGAAAG GGCCCTATCCTCATGGAGCTACAGACCTACCGTTACCATGGACACAGCATGAGCGATCCTGGGGTCAG CTACCGCACACGTGAGGAGATCCAGGAGGTCCGTAGTAAGAGCGATCCCATCTCCATGCTGAAGGACCGCATGCTCAGCAACAACATGGCCAGCATAGAGGAGCTCAAG GAGATTGACATTGCGGTGAGGAAGGAGATTGAAGATGCTGCACAGTTCGCCACCACAGACCCCGAGCCCCCTCTGGATGACCTGTGTAGCCACATCTTTGCCAACGATCAGCCCTTTGAAGTGCGTGGTGCCACCCCATGGACCAAGCTGACGTCAACTAGCTAA
- the LOC124007013 gene encoding pyruvate dehydrogenase E1 component subunit alpha, mitochondrial-like isoform X1, protein MQKMLTIISNVLRGSARRNGAQVVSEATSLVVASRSYADFTPEATFDIKKVDLHRLEEGPPLTATLTREEGLKYYRTMQTIRRMELKADQLYKQKIIRGFCHLYDGQEACAVGIEGGITLSDHLITAYRAHGYTLTRGGTVREIMAELTGRRGGIAKGKGGSMHMYTKNFYGGNGIVGAQVPLGAGVALACKYLGNDQLCVSLYGDGAANQGQIFETYNMSSLWKLPIIFICENNQYAMGTSVERSAASTEYYKRGDYIPGIRVDGMDVLCVREATKFAAAHCRSGKGPILMELQTYRYHGHSMSDPGVSYRTREEIQEVRSKSDPISMLKDRMLSNNMASIEELKEIDIAVRKEIEDAAQFATTDPEPPLDDLCSHIFANDQPFEVRGATPWTKLTSTS, encoded by the exons ATGCAAAAGATGTTGACAATAATCTCCAACGTGCTGAGGGGTAGCGCAAGAAGAAAT GGAGCCCAGGTTGTGTCAGAG GCTACCAGTCTGGTGGTGGCATCACGCTCGTATGCTGATTTCACTCCTGAGGCCACCTTTGACATTAAG AAAGTTGACCTTCATCGTCTGGAGGAGGGCCCACCCCTGACAGCCACTCTGACCCGGGAGGAGGGGCTGAAGTATTATCGTACCATGCAGACCATAAGACGCATGGAGCTGAAGGCTGACCAGCTCTATAAGCAGAAGATCATCAGAGGCTTTTGTCACCTGTATGATGGCCAG GAAGCCTGTGCGGTTGGCATTGAGGGGGGTATCACCCTGTCAGATCACCTGATCACTGCATACCGTGCCCATGGCTACACCCTCACCAGGGGTGGGACTGTCAGGGAGATCATGGCAGAGCTCACTG GTCGTAGAGGAGGCATTGCTAAGGGCAAGGGAGGCTCTATGCACATGTATACTAAAAACTTCTATGGAGGCAATGGCATTGTGGGAGCTCAG GTACCGCTGGGAGCCGGTGTAGCCCTGGCCTGCAAGTACCTGGGCAATgatcagctgtgtgtcagtctctATGGTGATGGCGCAGCCAATCAG GGTCAGATCTTTGAAACATATAACATGTCATCTCTGTGGAAGTTACCCATCATTTTCATCTGTGAGAACAACCAATATGCCATGGGCACATCAGTAGAGCGCTCTGCTGCGAGCACCGAATACTACAAGAGAGGAGACTACATTCCTGGCATTAGG GTGGATGGGATGGATGTCCTGTGTGTTAGAGAGGCCACCAAGTTTGCAGCTGCTCACTGCCGATCTGGAAAG GGCCCTATCCTCATGGAGCTACAGACCTACCGTTACCATGGACACAGCATGAGCGATCCTGGGGTCAG CTACCGCACACGTGAGGAGATCCAGGAGGTCCGTAGTAAGAGCGATCCCATCTCCATGCTGAAGGACCGCATGCTCAGCAACAACATGGCCAGCATAGAGGAGCTCAAG GAGATTGACATTGCGGTGAGGAAGGAGATTGAAGATGCTGCACAGTTCGCCACCACAGACCCCGAGCCCCCTCTGGATGACCTGTGTAGCCACATCTTTGCCAACGATCAGCCCTTTGAAGTGCGTGGTGCCACCCCATGGACCAAGCTGACGTCAACTAGCTAA